One Georgenia wutianyii DNA segment encodes these proteins:
- a CDS encoding sensor histidine kinase has product MSAPRMAWSLRGRLRVAVLSAAALLTVTLVVAVVAFGQLVRYQDTVTRLLFTAVVDLQDLQSEIVDAEAALRAFALSGDEDMLAGYAQLPYGRADDVRSVIGEVLPDDARLHAHFDQLAGAVDAWRVEHAEPVVAATRDGASVAADWDATGVERYSEVRLELDETLEALVEYRNETAATMRDWQRILVGSVVALSGLGVASGVMLWRYLRRWVTEPLDDLAVSSRAVAQGDLDSPVVGGGPREIVMLADDVESMRRRLVAEIATAEQAQAELRASNRDLEQFAYVASHDLQEPLRKVASFTQLLERRYGDQLDERGHQYIAFASDGARRMQRLIQDLLAFSRLGRVEEDPAPVVVGDCLAEALDNLSELLEETGAVVTSDPLPEVVGHAGLITQLLQNLVGNAVKFRRPDMAPRVHVTAERVGEDWEFRCSDNGIGIEPRHAERVFAIFQRLHAKDAYSGTGIGLAMCKRIVEYHGGRIWILHQDPSEGTTVCWTLPAQPQRWLVRVDRTAEAPADPRIDGGDAPRGPEQEKVQT; this is encoded by the coding sequence GTGAGCGCACCCCGTATGGCCTGGTCGCTGCGCGGGCGGCTGCGGGTCGCCGTGCTCAGCGCCGCGGCGCTCCTCACGGTGACGCTCGTCGTCGCGGTTGTCGCCTTCGGCCAGCTCGTCCGCTACCAGGACACCGTGACCCGGCTGCTGTTCACCGCCGTCGTCGACCTGCAGGACCTGCAGTCCGAGATCGTCGACGCCGAGGCCGCCCTGCGCGCCTTCGCCCTCAGTGGTGACGAGGACATGCTCGCTGGCTACGCCCAGCTGCCCTACGGGCGGGCGGACGACGTGCGGTCGGTCATCGGCGAGGTCCTCCCCGACGACGCCCGGCTCCACGCCCACTTCGACCAGCTGGCCGGGGCGGTCGACGCGTGGCGCGTGGAGCATGCCGAGCCCGTCGTCGCCGCCACCCGCGACGGCGCCTCGGTCGCCGCGGACTGGGATGCCACCGGGGTCGAGCGGTACTCCGAGGTGCGTCTGGAGCTCGATGAGACCCTCGAGGCGCTCGTCGAGTACCGCAACGAGACCGCCGCGACGATGCGCGACTGGCAGCGGATCCTCGTCGGCTCGGTCGTCGCGCTCAGCGGGCTCGGTGTCGCCTCCGGGGTCATGCTCTGGCGCTACCTGCGTCGCTGGGTCACCGAGCCGCTCGACGACCTCGCCGTCTCCAGCCGTGCGGTGGCCCAGGGGGACCTCGACAGCCCCGTCGTCGGCGGAGGGCCGCGCGAGATCGTCATGCTCGCCGACGACGTCGAGTCCATGCGCCGCCGGCTCGTGGCGGAGATCGCCACCGCCGAGCAGGCGCAGGCCGAGCTGCGCGCCTCCAACCGCGACCTCGAGCAGTTCGCCTACGTCGCCTCGCACGACCTGCAGGAGCCGCTGCGCAAGGTGGCCTCCTTCACCCAGCTGCTCGAGCGGCGCTACGGCGACCAGCTCGACGAGCGCGGCCACCAGTACATCGCATTCGCCTCCGACGGTGCGCGTCGCATGCAGCGCCTCATCCAGGACCTCCTCGCCTTCTCCCGGCTCGGCCGGGTGGAGGAGGACCCGGCGCCCGTCGTCGTCGGCGACTGCCTGGCCGAGGCGCTGGACAACCTCTCCGAGCTCCTCGAGGAGACCGGCGCGGTCGTCACCTCCGACCCGCTGCCCGAGGTCGTGGGCCACGCCGGCCTCATCACCCAGCTGTTGCAGAACCTCGTCGGCAACGCGGTGAAGTTCCGCCGCCCCGACATGGCGCCGAGGGTGCACGTCACCGCCGAGCGCGTGGGGGAGGACTGGGAGTTCCGGTGCAGCGACAACGGGATCGGCATCGAGCCGCGACACGCGGAGCGCGTCTTCGCGATCTTCCAGCGGCTGCACGCCAAGGACGCCTACAGCGGCACGGGGATCGGGCTGGCGATGTGCAAGCGGATCGTGGAGTACCACGGCGGGCGGATCTGGATCCTCCACCAGGACCCGAGCGAGGGCACGACCGTGTGCTGGACGCTGCCCGCCCAGCCCCAGCGCTGGCTCGTGCGGGTGGACCGCACGGCGGAGGCGCCGGCAGACCCTAGGATCGACGGCGGGGACGCACCGCGCGGACCGGAGCAGGAGAAGGTGCAGACGTGA
- a CDS encoding response regulator, whose translation MIEVLLVEDDPGDVLMTEEAFAEYKVANRLTVVADGESAMRYLRKEGEHAGAATPDLVLLDLNLPRMDGREVLAELKEHPELRRIPVVVLTTSEAEEDILRSYNLHANAYVTKPVDFERFISVVRKIDEFFVSVVRLPKR comes from the coding sequence ATGATCGAGGTCCTGCTGGTCGAGGACGACCCGGGCGACGTCCTCATGACCGAGGAGGCGTTCGCCGAGTACAAGGTCGCCAACCGTCTCACGGTCGTGGCCGACGGCGAGTCCGCCATGCGCTACCTGCGCAAGGAGGGTGAGCACGCCGGCGCCGCAACACCCGACCTCGTCCTCCTCGACCTCAACCTGCCGCGGATGGACGGGCGTGAGGTCCTCGCCGAGCTCAAGGAGCACCCCGAGCTGCGCCGCATCCCCGTCGTCGTCCTCACGACCTCGGAGGCGGAGGAGGACATCCTGCGCTCCTACAACCTCCACGCCAACGCCTACGTGACCAAGCCGGTGGACTTCGAGCGGTTCATCTCGGTGGTCCGCAAGATCGACGAGTTCTTCGTCTCGGTCGTGCGACTGCCCAAGCGCTGA
- a CDS encoding PAC2 family protein, translating to MVDLYDVHPEAGDVHARVLVNALTGAMDAGHAAALVAHHLTETLETRRVLTFHVDELVDYRAHRPPMTFESWRWTDYEEPYIALDLVRDDEGTELLLLHGREPDLRWNGFVDAVIAAVERYGVQRTISIHGVPMGVPHTRPTTVTAHATEHGLVDTPEILGTVQVPGSVTGLIELRLGRAGHQAVGFSANVPHYLAQSQYHQAAAELVRQIARSGELALPVGDLERAASEAAVEIERQVSASPEVTAVVRALEQQYDAFMRGVSLEERTTLLAEPVDLPSAEEIGAAVEAFLADHTDPGESPEDGPGDEGGTTLS from the coding sequence GTGGTTGACCTGTACGACGTGCATCCCGAGGCGGGCGACGTGCACGCCCGCGTGCTCGTCAACGCGCTCACCGGGGCGATGGACGCGGGGCACGCGGCGGCACTGGTCGCCCACCACCTCACGGAGACGCTCGAGACCCGGCGTGTGCTCACCTTCCACGTCGACGAGCTCGTCGACTACCGCGCCCACCGGCCCCCGATGACCTTCGAGAGCTGGCGCTGGACGGACTACGAGGAGCCCTACATCGCCCTCGACCTCGTCCGTGACGACGAGGGCACCGAGCTGCTCCTCCTCCACGGCCGCGAGCCCGACCTGCGGTGGAACGGCTTCGTCGACGCCGTCATCGCCGCCGTGGAGCGCTACGGCGTCCAGCGCACGATCAGCATCCACGGCGTGCCGATGGGCGTGCCGCACACGCGGCCCACGACCGTGACGGCGCACGCCACCGAGCACGGGCTGGTCGACACCCCTGAGATCCTCGGCACTGTCCAGGTGCCCGGGAGCGTGACGGGGCTCATCGAGCTCCGTCTCGGACGGGCCGGCCACCAGGCCGTCGGCTTCTCCGCGAACGTCCCGCACTACCTCGCGCAGAGCCAGTACCACCAGGCTGCCGCCGAGCTCGTCCGGCAGATCGCCAGGTCCGGCGAGCTCGCCCTCCCGGTCGGCGACCTCGAGCGCGCGGCGAGCGAGGCCGCCGTCGAGATCGAGCGCCAGGTCTCGGCATCGCCCGAGGTCACCGCGGTGGTCCGGGCACTGGAGCAGCAGTACGACGCGTTCATGCGCGGGGTGAGCCTGGAGGAGCGCACGACCCTCCTCGCCGAGCCGGTCGACCTGCCGAGCGCCGAGGAGATCGGGGCCGCGGTCGAGGCGTTCCTCGCCGACCACACGGACCCCGGTGAGTCGCCCGAGGACGGGCCCGGTGACGAGGGCGGAACGACCCTCTCCTGA
- a CDS encoding cold-shock protein gives MAQGTVKWFNAEKGYGFIAQDGGGADVFVHYSAIASDGYRSLEEAQRVEFEITQGPKGPQAESVHAL, from the coding sequence ATGGCACAGGGAACCGTTAAGTGGTTTAACGCCGAAAAGGGCTACGGCTTCATCGCGCAGGACGGCGGCGGCGCCGACGTCTTCGTGCACTACTCCGCGATCGCGTCCGACGGCTACCGCTCCCTCGAGGAGGCGCAGCGCGTCGAGTTCGAGATCACGCAGGGCCCGAAGGGCCCGCAGGCCGAGAGCGTCCACGCTCTCTGA
- a CDS encoding spermidine synthase, producing the protein MPERPSRRRSRRLPLPHLPAEPVQTSTGVVELLRDPGRPSAVTVFINDAESSYVDLADPSHLEFEYMQQMVAVLDEVGPPPTEPLRVVHLGGAGCALARALDAARPGSTQLVVEIDAELARLSREWFDLPRAPRLRIRVADARAALGTLAPGAWDVIVRDVFAGIVVPDHVRTVEAAAEARAALAPDGLYLVNLTDRPPLTAARTEVATLLEVFGHVAVIADPAILRGKRYGNVVLVGSTTPIATASLDRALRRLPLPVRLVAGEDVLTFAGSHRPARDVAGTAPAPA; encoded by the coding sequence ATGCCCGAGCGTCCATCCCGCCGGCGCAGCCGGCGCCTGCCCCTCCCCCACCTCCCCGCCGAGCCGGTGCAGACCTCCACCGGCGTCGTCGAGCTGCTGCGCGACCCGGGGCGTCCCTCGGCGGTCACCGTCTTCATCAACGACGCCGAGAGCTCCTACGTCGACCTCGCCGACCCCAGCCACCTCGAGTTCGAGTACATGCAGCAGATGGTGGCGGTGCTCGACGAGGTCGGCCCCCCGCCGACCGAGCCGTTGCGCGTCGTGCACCTGGGCGGCGCCGGGTGCGCCCTCGCGCGGGCGCTGGACGCGGCGCGGCCCGGCTCCACCCAGCTCGTCGTCGAGATCGACGCCGAGCTCGCCCGGCTGTCGCGCGAGTGGTTCGACCTCCCGCGCGCGCCGCGGCTGCGCATCCGGGTGGCGGACGCGCGAGCGGCCCTGGGCACGCTGGCGCCCGGCGCGTGGGACGTCATCGTGCGGGACGTCTTCGCCGGCATCGTGGTGCCTGACCACGTGCGCACGGTCGAGGCCGCTGCGGAGGCGCGCGCGGCACTGGCGCCCGACGGGCTGTACCTCGTCAACCTCACCGACCGGCCGCCGCTCACGGCGGCGCGGACCGAGGTCGCCACGCTGCTGGAGGTCTTCGGCCACGTCGCCGTCATCGCCGACCCCGCGATCCTGCGCGGCAAGCGCTACGGCAACGTCGTGCTCGTCGGGTCCACCACACCGATCGCCACCGCGTCGCTGGACCGGGCCCTACGGCGCCTGCCGCTGCCGGTGCGCCTCGTCGCCGGGGAGGACGTGCTCACGTTCGCCGGCTCCCACCGCCCGGCCCGCGACGTGGCCGGGACGGCGCCCGCCCCGGCCTGA
- the dinB gene encoding DNA polymerase IV produces the protein MSRGERSAEARRDWGTDDAGCSILHVDMDAFFAAVELLDRPDLLGRPVIVGGEQRGVVLSATYEAREFGVHSAMPMSRARALCPQAVVLAPHHDSYTRVSRHVMEILADVTPVMEKVSIDEAFLDVSGAVRRLGPPAAIARQLRERIRTEVGIPASVGVAATKFVAKLASSHAKPDGLLLVPRAQTVHFLHALPVGALWGVGDKTRERLHRYGIDTVATLAATPVRTLHRILGVAAGQRLHDLASGRDPRSVEPERVEKSVGTETTFSADVTDRATLEAVLLDQSHRVAARLRAAGLVGRTVAIKVRFADFRTITRSRATPATDVGHDVLGVARSLLAEVAVPADGVRLLGVRVEQLAPADGGVQLRLDEDDQRRDAEAAMDSIRRRFGAAALGPAALLRRGTEQPGEG, from the coding sequence ATGAGCAGGGGTGAGCGCAGTGCGGAGGCCCGGCGTGACTGGGGTACCGACGACGCCGGCTGCTCGATCCTGCACGTGGACATGGACGCGTTCTTCGCCGCCGTCGAGCTGCTCGACCGGCCCGACCTCCTCGGGCGTCCGGTCATCGTCGGCGGTGAGCAGCGCGGGGTTGTCCTCTCGGCCACCTACGAGGCGCGCGAGTTCGGCGTCCACTCGGCGATGCCGATGAGCCGCGCCCGGGCGCTGTGCCCGCAGGCCGTCGTCCTGGCGCCCCACCACGACAGCTACACGCGGGTCTCCCGGCACGTCATGGAGATCCTCGCCGACGTGACGCCGGTCATGGAGAAGGTGAGCATCGACGAGGCGTTCCTCGACGTCTCGGGTGCCGTGCGCCGCCTCGGACCGCCCGCGGCCATCGCCCGGCAGCTGCGCGAGCGGATCCGGACCGAGGTCGGCATCCCGGCGTCCGTCGGGGTCGCCGCGACGAAGTTCGTCGCCAAGCTCGCCTCGAGCCACGCCAAGCCCGACGGACTGCTGCTCGTCCCGCGCGCACAGACCGTGCACTTCCTCCACGCGCTGCCGGTCGGCGCGCTGTGGGGCGTGGGGGACAAGACCCGCGAGCGGCTGCACCGGTACGGCATCGACACCGTCGCCACCCTGGCCGCCACCCCGGTGCGCACCCTCCACCGGATCCTCGGGGTGGCCGCCGGCCAGCGTCTGCACGACCTCGCGAGCGGGCGGGACCCGCGGTCCGTCGAGCCGGAGCGGGTGGAGAAGTCGGTGGGCACCGAGACGACGTTCTCCGCCGACGTCACGGACCGCGCGACCCTCGAGGCCGTCCTCCTGGACCAGTCGCACCGGGTCGCGGCGCGGCTGCGCGCGGCCGGACTCGTCGGGAGGACCGTGGCCATCAAGGTGCGCTTCGCCGACTTCCGCACGATCACCCGCTCGCGCGCCACCCCGGCCACGGACGTCGGCCACGACGTCCTCGGCGTGGCGCGGTCCCTGCTCGCCGAGGTGGCCGTCCCGGCCGACGGGGTGCGGCTGCTCGGCGTGCGCGTCGAGCAGCTGGCGCCTGCCGACGGAGGGGTCCAGCTCCGGCTCGACGAGGACGACCAGCGTCGGGACGCCGAGGCGGCGATGGACAGCATCCGTCGGCGTTTCGGAGCCGCTGCCCTCGGCCCCGCGGCCCTCCTGAGGCGGGGGACCGAGCAGCCCGGGGAGGGCTGA
- a CDS encoding DUF3040 domain-containing protein, translating to MPLSEYEQRVLSQMEQQLRSDPRLVSTFTTDHRYSGRRLALGALLVLAGLGMLVGGVAGSLIWLGVLGFLAMLGGVMLAISRPKGAAPRQMAPARKGGGSPAPARKHSGFMQRLEERWDRRRDQRGR from the coding sequence ATGCCTCTCTCTGAGTATGAGCAGCGGGTGCTCAGCCAGATGGAGCAGCAGCTCCGCTCCGACCCACGGCTGGTGAGCACCTTCACCACCGACCACCGCTACTCCGGTCGGCGGCTCGCCCTGGGGGCGCTGCTCGTCCTCGCCGGGCTCGGGATGCTCGTCGGCGGGGTCGCCGGCTCCCTCATCTGGCTCGGCGTCCTCGGCTTCCTCGCCATGCTGGGCGGGGTCATGCTCGCCATCTCCCGGCCGAAGGGTGCCGCGCCGCGCCAGATGGCCCCGGCGCGCAAGGGTGGCGGCTCGCCCGCACCGGCTCGGAAGCACAGCGGCTTCATGCAGCGTCTCGAGGAGCGCTGGGACAGGCGCCGCGACCAGCGCGGCCGCTGA
- the mraZ gene encoding division/cell wall cluster transcriptional repressor MraZ, whose translation MFLGTYHPRLDDKGRLILPAKFRDQLAGGLVLTKGQERCLTLYPMREFEEIHEQLRKAPVTDRRVRDYSRVLLAGATDEQPDKQGRITIPPHLRSYAGLERELAVIGTGARVEIWSADAWEEYLAASEEAFSQTAEEVVPGIF comes from the coding sequence ATGTTCCTCGGCACCTACCACCCGCGCCTGGACGACAAGGGTCGGCTGATCCTCCCGGCCAAGTTCCGCGACCAGCTCGCGGGCGGGCTGGTGCTCACCAAGGGGCAGGAACGCTGCCTCACGCTCTACCCGATGCGGGAGTTCGAGGAGATCCATGAGCAGCTGCGCAAGGCACCGGTCACCGACCGGCGCGTGCGTGACTACTCGCGCGTCCTGCTCGCCGGCGCCACCGACGAGCAGCCCGACAAGCAGGGCCGCATCACCATCCCGCCCCACCTGCGCAGCTACGCCGGTCTGGAGCGCGAGCTCGCGGTGATCGGCACCGGTGCCCGCGTGGAGATCTGGTCGGCCGACGCGTGGGAGGAGTACCTCGCCGCCTCCGAGGAGGCGTTCTCCCAGACCGCCGAGGAGGTGGTCCCCGGGATCTTCTGA
- the rsmH gene encoding 16S rRNA (cytosine(1402)-N(4))-methyltransferase RsmH, whose protein sequence is MRALAENERSAAERHVPVLAQRCLDLLAPAVERPGAVLVDATLGMGGHSELALQRFPQLRVVGIDRDPQAIALAGQRLAPFGDRFTAVHAVYDDVDRVVAEHAPGGVEGILMDLGVSSLQLDEADRGFAYAQDAPLDMRMDPTRGTSAAELLATASAEELRRILRDYGEERFAGRIASAVLRRRQTQPLTRTGELVDLVRASIPAATRRTGGNPAKRTFQALRIAVNDELAVLEDALPRALESLVVGGRIVVMAYHSLEDRAVKRALARGATSSAPPDFPVEPETHRPYLRLLTRGAEEADEAEREANPRATSVRLRAAERTRPTPDHMRPGSRSDA, encoded by the coding sequence GTGAGGGCACTGGCCGAGAACGAGCGCAGCGCGGCTGAGCGGCACGTACCCGTGCTCGCGCAGCGGTGCCTCGACCTCCTCGCCCCCGCGGTCGAGCGCCCCGGTGCGGTGCTCGTCGACGCCACCCTCGGGATGGGTGGCCACAGCGAGCTCGCCCTCCAGCGCTTCCCGCAGCTTCGGGTCGTCGGCATCGACCGCGACCCCCAGGCCATCGCGCTCGCCGGACAGCGGCTCGCCCCGTTCGGTGACCGGTTCACCGCCGTGCACGCCGTGTACGACGACGTCGACCGGGTCGTGGCCGAGCACGCGCCCGGCGGCGTCGAGGGCATCCTCATGGACCTCGGCGTCTCCTCCCTGCAGCTCGACGAGGCCGACCGCGGCTTCGCCTACGCCCAGGACGCCCCGCTCGACATGCGCATGGACCCCACCCGCGGCACGAGCGCCGCCGAGCTGCTCGCCACCGCCTCCGCCGAGGAGCTGAGGCGCATCCTGCGCGACTACGGCGAGGAGCGCTTCGCAGGCAGGATCGCCTCCGCCGTCCTGCGCCGGCGCCAGACCCAGCCGCTCACCCGGACGGGCGAGCTCGTCGACCTCGTCCGCGCCTCGATCCCCGCCGCCACCCGCCGCACCGGGGGCAACCCCGCCAAGCGCACCTTCCAGGCGCTGCGCATCGCGGTCAACGACGAGCTCGCCGTCCTCGAGGACGCCCTGCCCCGGGCGCTGGAGTCGCTGGTCGTCGGCGGCCGGATCGTCGTCATGGCCTACCACTCGCTTGAGGACCGGGCCGTCAAGCGGGCCCTGGCCCGCGGCGCGACGTCCTCCGCCCCACCGGACTTCCCGGTCGAGCCGGAGACCCACCGGCCCTACCTCCGGCTGCTCACCCGCGGCGCGGAGGAGGCCGACGAGGCCGAGCGCGAGGCCAACCCCCGCGCCACCTCCGTCCGGCTGCGCGCCGCCGAACGGACCCGCCCCACCCCAGACCACATGCGACCAGGATCAAGGAGTGACGCATGA
- a CDS encoding peptidoglycan D,D-transpeptidase FtsI family protein, translating to MTSRTLTRRHNAVLTVLLAIVIVFAGRLVYVQALEGPRLAEDALNTRLRHSTLQGPRGDILDANGEVLATSVQRYNVGVNQIRVRDFEAEIDGEDKEGAVAAAALLAPILGRDAAELGADMVGESTFAYIARGLTPAQWREISALRIPGIEPELTSERIYPNGTTAGNVLGYVGRDGEGLAGLELTFEDALRGVPGSSVVEVGRTGQSIPTGLRETTPAQPGDTLHTSIDRDIQFRAQEVIDATVDRYAAQWGALVVQEIETGRILALADSDTVNPNDYQATPPENRGSRAVQAAYENGSTGKLPTLAAALDAGVVTPTTTFTTPDRYTTPSGQTFSDADPHATEQMTVAGILATSSNTGTVMIGDRLSDEQRYEYMRAFGMGERTGIELPGETPGILGSPDTWDGRQRYTTMFGQGLAVNLVQNTAIVAALGNGGVYLPPRLVDGTTDASGRFHAAEAAEGRQVVSEETAAQMVTMMEGVVSQEGTGVLGQLDGYRLAGKTGTAQVPDDEGNLTRTVANFVGVAPADDPQFAVGIVVYHPGHQVPSSIIAAPAFKEIAGFTLQHLGIPPSTTPASLFPLRAQ from the coding sequence GTGACCTCGCGCACCCTCACGCGTCGTCACAACGCCGTCCTCACCGTCCTGCTCGCGATCGTCATCGTGTTCGCCGGACGTCTCGTCTACGTCCAGGCCCTCGAGGGACCGCGGCTGGCCGAGGACGCGCTCAACACCCGGCTGCGGCACTCCACCCTCCAGGGCCCGCGCGGCGACATCCTCGACGCGAACGGCGAGGTCCTCGCCACCTCGGTCCAGCGTTACAACGTCGGCGTCAACCAGATCCGCGTGCGTGACTTCGAGGCGGAGATCGACGGCGAGGACAAGGAGGGGGCGGTCGCCGCCGCCGCCCTGCTCGCCCCCATCCTCGGGCGTGACGCCGCCGAGCTGGGCGCGGACATGGTCGGCGAGTCGACCTTCGCCTACATCGCCCGCGGGCTCACCCCGGCGCAGTGGCGGGAGATCAGCGCCCTGCGCATCCCCGGCATCGAGCCCGAGCTCACCTCCGAGCGGATCTACCCCAACGGCACGACGGCCGGCAACGTCCTGGGCTACGTCGGACGCGACGGCGAGGGCCTCGCCGGGCTCGAGCTCACCTTCGAGGACGCCCTGCGCGGCGTCCCCGGCAGCAGCGTCGTCGAGGTGGGCCGCACCGGGCAGTCCATCCCCACCGGCCTGCGCGAGACGACGCCCGCCCAGCCGGGCGACACCCTCCACACGTCGATCGACCGCGACATCCAGTTCCGGGCCCAGGAGGTCATCGACGCGACGGTCGACCGGTACGCCGCCCAGTGGGGTGCGCTCGTCGTCCAGGAGATCGAGACCGGGCGCATCCTCGCGCTCGCCGACTCCGACACCGTCAACCCCAACGACTACCAGGCCACCCCGCCGGAGAACCGCGGCTCGCGCGCCGTCCAGGCCGCCTACGAGAACGGCTCCACCGGCAAGCTGCCGACCCTCGCCGCCGCCCTCGACGCCGGCGTCGTCACCCCGACGACGACCTTCACCACCCCGGACCGGTACACGACGCCCTCCGGGCAGACCTTCTCCGACGCCGACCCGCACGCCACCGAGCAGATGACGGTCGCCGGCATCCTCGCCACGTCCTCCAACACCGGCACCGTGATGATCGGTGACCGGCTGAGCGACGAGCAGCGCTACGAGTACATGCGCGCCTTCGGGATGGGGGAGCGGACCGGCATCGAGTTGCCCGGCGAGACCCCCGGCATCCTCGGCTCCCCGGACACGTGGGACGGACGCCAGCGCTACACGACGATGTTCGGCCAGGGCCTGGCCGTCAACCTCGTGCAGAACACCGCGATCGTCGCCGCCCTCGGCAACGGCGGGGTCTACCTGCCGCCCCGGCTCGTCGACGGCACGACCGACGCCTCCGGGCGCTTCCACGCCGCCGAGGCCGCCGAGGGGCGGCAGGTCGTCAGCGAGGAGACCGCCGCGCAGATGGTGACGATGATGGAGGGCGTCGTCTCACAGGAGGGCACCGGCGTGCTCGGCCAGCTCGACGGCTACCGCCTCGCCGGCAAGACCGGTACCGCCCAGGTGCCCGACGATGAGGGGAACCTCACGCGCACCGTCGCGAACTTCGTCGGCGTGGCCCCCGCGGACGACCCGCAGTTCGCCGTCGGGATCGTCGTCTACCACCCGGGACACCAGGTTCCGTCCTCGATCATCGCGGCTCCGGCCTTCAAGGAGATCGCGGGCTTCACCCTCCAGCACCTCGGCATCCCGCCGTCGACGACGCCTGCATCACTCTTCCCGCTGCGGGCGCAGTGA
- a CDS encoding UDP-N-acetylmuramoyl-tripeptide--D-alanyl-D-alanine ligase, which yields MIQLTVAQLAQAVGGRAVGVDPQQLVTSGVVTDSRLAEPGSVFVAVRGERTDGHDHAAAALAAGAVVVVAERPVEGPHVLVTDSVVALGELAREVLRRLRAEGSLEVVGLTGSVGKTTTKDVLAQVLAHAGPTVAPRESFNNEIGLPLTVLSATRETRYLVLEMGASGPGHIDYLTRIAPLDVAVVLVVGHAHMGGFGTIDAVAHAKAEIVAGLRDGGTAVLNADDPRVRAMAAAAPGRVILFGRGEDADVRATDVTLDEQARPSFVLHTDSSGARSRHEVSLALHGEHQVSNALAVAGAALALGLDAGAVARGLSRADRVSAHRMAVTHRPDGVVVLDDAYNANPDSMAAALRAAVAMPAQRRVAVLGRMLELGEESERAHEDVGRLAAALGIDVLVAPGITGEQVRRGAGTGVEVHTPADVGAAAELLDGLLRAGDLVLLKGSNGSGVWRLAERLVGEPGGGAQW from the coding sequence ATGATCCAGCTCACCGTCGCCCAGCTCGCCCAAGCAGTCGGAGGGCGAGCGGTGGGCGTGGACCCGCAGCAGCTCGTCACTTCCGGTGTCGTCACCGACTCCCGGCTCGCCGAGCCAGGCTCCGTCTTCGTCGCCGTCCGCGGTGAGCGGACCGACGGTCACGACCACGCCGCCGCCGCGCTCGCGGCGGGCGCCGTCGTCGTCGTGGCCGAGCGGCCCGTCGAGGGTCCGCACGTCCTCGTCACCGACTCCGTCGTGGCGCTGGGCGAGCTCGCCCGCGAGGTGCTGCGCCGGCTGCGCGCCGAGGGCTCGCTCGAGGTCGTCGGGCTCACCGGCTCGGTCGGCAAGACGACGACGAAGGACGTCCTCGCCCAGGTGCTCGCGCACGCCGGGCCCACGGTCGCGCCGCGCGAGTCGTTCAACAACGAGATCGGCCTGCCCCTCACCGTGCTCTCGGCCACCCGTGAGACGCGCTACCTCGTCCTGGAGATGGGAGCGAGCGGCCCGGGCCACATCGACTACCTCACCCGGATCGCGCCGCTGGACGTCGCCGTCGTCCTCGTCGTCGGGCACGCCCACATGGGCGGGTTCGGCACCATCGACGCCGTCGCGCACGCCAAGGCGGAGATCGTCGCCGGCCTGCGGGACGGGGGCACCGCGGTGCTCAACGCCGACGACCCGCGTGTGCGGGCGATGGCCGCCGCGGCCCCCGGCCGCGTCATCCTCTTCGGGCGCGGGGAGGACGCCGACGTCCGGGCCACCGACGTCACCCTCGACGAGCAGGCCCGCCCCTCCTTCGTCCTCCACACCGACTCCTCCGGGGCACGCTCGCGCCACGAGGTGAGCCTCGCCCTGCACGGTGAGCACCAGGTGTCCAACGCCCTGGCCGTCGCCGGCGCCGCGCTCGCCCTCGGCCTGGACGCCGGGGCGGTCGCCCGCGGCCTGAGCCGCGCGGACCGGGTGAGCGCCCACCGCATGGCCGTGACCCACCGGCCCGACGGCGTCGTCGTCCTGGACGACGCCTACAACGCCAACCCCGACTCGATGGCCGCCGCGCTGCGCGCCGCCGTCGCGATGCCCGCCCAGCGGCGGGTCGCCGTCCTCGGGCGGATGCTCGAGCTGGGGGAGGAGAGCGAGCGCGCCCACGAGGACGTCGGACGCCTCGCCGCCGCGCTCGGCATCGACGTCCTCGTCGCCCCCGGCATCACCGGGGAGCAGGTGCGCCGCGGCGCGGGCACCGGCGTCGAGGTCCACACCCCCGCCGACGTCGGGGCCGCCGCCGAGCTGCTCGACGGGCTGCTGCGCGCCGGTGACCTCGTCCTGCTCAAGGGCTCCAACGGCTCGGGCGTGTGGCGCCTGGCCGAGCGCCTCGTCGGGGAGCCGGGAGGTGGTGCCCAGTGGTGA